In one window of Brassica rapa cultivar Chiifu-401-42 chromosome A07, CAAS_Brap_v3.01, whole genome shotgun sequence DNA:
- the LOC117126693 gene encoding uncharacterized protein LOC117126693, producing the protein MPNMSREMVRLHIHQTQERGNISNKVHGDFATNIRNVYLGLCTDGFSPFGMSSRQYSLWPVILTPYNLPPDMCMEQEFLFLTILIPGPKHPKRSLDVFLQPLIEELKQLWSEGVRTYDCSLKTNFTMRAVLMWTISDFPAYGMLSGWTTHGRLSCPYCLGSTDAFQLKNGRKSCWFDCHRRFLPLAHPYRRNKTLFRHKKIIRDSPPPYLTGQQIEADIDYYGAQETVKVGGNWHVPGNMPDGYGVSHNWHKKSIFWELPYWKDLLLRHNLDVMHIEKNFFENIMNTLLNVPVKTKVNKKSRMDLPDICSRSELHIKSNGNVPVPIFRLSSAAKTTLFDWVASEVKFPDGYVSNMSRCIERGQKFSGMKSHDCHVFMQRLLPFAFAELLPANVHEALAAIGAFFRDLSTRTFKEEVIEQLHQNIPIILCNLEKIFPPSFFDVMEHLVVHLPYEALLRGLVHNGWMYPYERQMKHLKGKARNLAKVEGSIVAGSLTAETSNFTSYYFAPTVRTRKRVPRRYDDGGVPTSYPIDGVPDIFCEIGRFGGKTKEVWWSCEEDKHSAHTYILLNCEDAMTRYFER; encoded by the exons ATGCCGAACATGTCTAGAGAGATGGTGAGGTTGCACATCCATCAGACGCAAGAGCGTGGAAACATTTCAAACAAGGTACACGGAGATTTTGCTACAAATATTCGGAATGTGTATCTTGGGTTATGCACcgatggatttagtccatttggaatgtctagtagacaatattctttgtggccagtcattcttacgccgtataatttaccgccggatatgtgcatggaacaagaatttctatttttgacCATATTAATCCCAGGGCCGAAGCATCCAAAACGGTCTcttgatgtttttcttcaaccgttgatagaagagctaaagcaattgtggtcagaaggggtgaggacgtacgattgttccttgaaaaccaattttacgatgcgagcagtTCTGATGTGGACGATAAGTGATTTCCCTgcttatgggatgttgtctggctgGACAACACATGGAAGATTATCTTGTCCGTATTGTCTTGGATCCACGGATgcttttcaactgaagaatggtaggaagagttgttggtttgattgtcatcgtcggttTCTTCCACTTGCCCATCCGTACAGAAGAAACAAGACATTGTTTCGACACAAAAAAATTATCAGAGACAGTCCTCCTCCATATCTCACCGGCCAGCAGATCGAAGCGGACATTGATTATTACGGAGCTCAGGAAACAGTTAAGGTTGGAGGAAATTGGCATGTTCCTGGAAATATGCCTGATGGGTATGGTGTATCTCACAATTGGcataagaagagtatattttgggagctaccgtattggaaggatcttctcttACGCCACAATCtggatgtcatgcatatcgagaagaacttttttgagaacatcatgaatacattacTTAACGTCCCTGTGAAGACAAAAGTTAACAAAAAGTCAAGGATGGACTTAcctgatatttgctcaagaagtgaGTTACATATCAAGAGCAATGGAAACGTTCCTGTTCCCATCTTCCGGTTGTCATCAGCAGCGAAAACAACCTTGTTTGACTGGGTTGCATCGGAAGTTAAGTTTCCTGAtggttatgtttcaaatatgtcAAGATGTATTGAACGAGGTCAAAAGTTCTCCGGAATgaaaagtcatgattgtcatgtgtttatgcaacgactgcttccatttgcttttgccgagctccttccagcaaatGTCcacgaagcacttgcag ccATCGGAGCATTTTTCAGAGATCTTAGCACACGTACGTTCAAAGAAGAAGTCATCGAACAACTTCATCAGAACATTCCGATCATATTGTGCAacctggagaagatatttcctccttcattttttgacgtcatggagcatctagttgTCCACCTAccgtatgaagcattgcttcgtggacttGTTCacaacggatggatgtatccgtATGAGCGACAGATGAAACATTTGAAGGGGAAAGCAAGAAATCTTGCAAAGGTAGAAGGTTCAATAGTTGCAGGGAGTTTGACAGCCGAAACATCTAACTTCACATCATACTACTTTGCTCCAACTGTTCGTACGAGAAAAAGAGTTCctagaagatatgatgatggtggagtacCGACATCATATCCAATTGATGGTGTTCCTGACATTTTCTGCGAAATTGGACGGTTTGGTGGTAAAACGAAAGAAGTATGGTGGTCATGTgaagaagataaacatagtGCCCACACTTATATTCTGCTCAACTGCGAGGATGCAATGACCCGTTACTTTGAaaggtaa
- the LOC103845998 gene encoding NAC domain-containing protein 22, translating into MALHLSFDLVCSLKTLPHHTTHWVQVLYIGTVRDMSKEIQLPGFRFHPTEEELLDFYLKNTVYGKRCKVEVIGFLNIYGHDPWDLPRLSTIGEREWYFLVPRERKHGDGGRPSRITEKGYWKATGSDRKIISSSEPKRMIGLKKTLVFYTGRAPGGTKTDWVMNEFRMPDNLTLPKSVVLCKIYRKATSLKVLEQRAEMEAKMNQTRPSSPLSSSDTNCLAGKEEDVMMTSFPFPQAEAMKQPNHILMLQGHNENAKNKEKQRETERKQPSSSLKLPSGVLPIPELQLPKQGFELGQDQFLSISPWLQNLTPIINLLYF; encoded by the exons ATGGCTTTGCATCTTTCTTTTGACTTGGTCTGCTCCCTCAAAACACTGCCTCATCACACAACACATTGGGTCCAAGTGCTGTATATAG GGACAGTGAGAGATATGTCAAAAGAGATTCAGCTGCCAGGTTTCAGATTCCATCCAACTGAGGAAGAGCTTCTTGATTTCTACCTCAAGAACACGGTTTACGGGAAAAGATGTAAAGTGGAAGTCATTGGTTTTCTCAACATTTACGGTCATGATCCATGGGACTTACCTC GTTTATCAACAATTGGGGAGAGGGAATGGTATTTTCTTGTGCCAAGAGAAAGGAAGCATGGGGACGGAGGGAGACCAAGCAGGATAACTGAGAAAGGATATTGGAAAGCAACTGGGTCTGATCGTAAGATCATAAGCTCGTCTGAGCCAAAACGTATGATTGGGCTCAAGAAGACTCTTGTGTTCTACACAGGAAGAGCACCAGGAGGAACCAAGACTGATTGGGTCATGAACGAGTTCCGGATGCCTGATAACCTCACCTTACCAAAG AGCGTTGTGCTTTGCAAGATATATAGAAAAGCCACTTCACTTAAAGTATTGGAGCAAAGAGCAGAGATGGAAGCTAAGATGAATCAAACACGCCCAAGCTCTCCTCTCTCGTCTTCGGACACGAATTGTTTAGCTGGAAAAGAGGAAGACGTGATGATGACCTCGTTCCCTTTTCCTCAAGCAGAAGCCATGAAACAACCAAACCACATCTTAATGCTTCAAGGGCATAACGAAAATGCTAAGAACAAAGAGAAACAGAGAGAAACCGAGAGAAAGCAACCTTCTTCATCACTGAAACTGCCATCTGGGGTCTTACCAATACCCGAGCTGCAGCTACCTAAACAAGGATTCGAATTGGGACAAGACCAGTTCTTGAGTATAAGCCCATGGCTGCAGAATCTTACACCTATAATCAAcctattatatttttag
- the LOC103845997 gene encoding uncharacterized protein LOC103845997, with protein MAASFHVRSNSFPSRTHPQAAHVDEQLARLRSSEEASTSSTYSICKRIDNLQELHESLAKLICLPVTQQALAQGQNKKAVEQLLDGSLRILDLCNISKEALSQMKEGLMEIQSILRRKRGDLSGEVKKYLASRKFLKKTFQKVQKPLKLAQDGESLAVFGEAEVVTISLFDSLFSYMSGSKICGKWSLVSKLMSQKRVSCEAQENEFTRVDSEFQSEKTMKIEDVQILVSCIQDLEDGVESLSKSLIKYRVSILNTLGQ; from the coding sequence ATGGCAGCCTCTTTCCACGTTCGCTCTAACAGTTTCCCTTCTAGAACTCACCCACAAGCCGCTCATGTCGATGAGCAGTTGGCCAGATTGAGATCATCTGAGGAAGCCTCAACATCTTCAACCTATTCAATCTGCAAAAGAATTGACAACCTCCAAGAGCTACATGAGTCACTTGCCAAGCTTATTTGCCTACCCGTCACACAACAGGCTCTAGCTCAAGGACAGAACAAGAAAGCCGTCGAGCAGCTTCTTGATGGATCACTAAGGATCTTGGATTTGTGCAACATTTCTAAGGAAGCTTTATCGCAGATGAAAGAGGGTCTCATGGAGATCCAATCGATTCTACGAAGAAAGCGAGGAGATTTATCAGGAGAGGTGAAGAAATACTTAGCCTCAAGAAAGTTCCTCAAGAAGACATTCCAGAAAGTACAAAAGCCCTTGAAGCTTGCACAAGATGGAGAATCTTTGGCTGTCTTTGGAGAAGCAGAAGTTGTTACAATTTCTCTGTTTGATTCTCTTTTCAGCTACATGTCTGGATCAaagatttgtggcaaatggtcACTTGTCTCAAAGCTAATGAGCCAGAAAAGAGTTTCATGTGAAGCACAAGAAAATGAATTCACAAGGGTTGATTCTGAATTTCAATCTGAAAAGACCATGAAGATAGAAGATGTTCAGATTCTAGTATCATGCATTCAAGATCTTGAAGATGGAGTTGAATCACTTTCAAAGTCATTGATCAAATATAGAGTCTCAATTCTTAACACATTAGGCCAATAA
- the LOC103845995 gene encoding uncharacterized protein LOC103845995: MAISFHVRSNSFPSRLHPQAAHVDEQLIRLRSSEEASTSSSSSICQRLNSLQELHQSLEKLIHLPATEHALAQEQNKKVTEQLLDGSLRILDLCNISRDALSQMKEGLMEIQSILRRKRGDLSGEIKNYLASRRSLKKSFQKVVKSLKVKQDLKCNDDSLAVFEEAEAISVNIFDSLFCFMSGSKTCSKWSLVSKLINQKKVSYEAQGNEFTKVDSEFQSEKTLKMEDGQNLESCIQDLEDGLESLSKSLIKYRVSILNILGQ; this comes from the coding sequence ATGGCAATCTCTTTCCATGTTCGCTCTAACAGTTTCCCTTCTAGACTTCACCCACAAGCTGCTCATGTGGATGAGCAGTTGATTCGTTTGAGATCTTCTGAGGAAGCGTCAACATCTTCAAGCTCTTCAATCTGTCAAAGACTTAACAGCCTTCAAGAGCTTCACCAATCTCTTGAAAAACTTATTCACTTACCTGCCACAGAGCATGCTCTAGCTCAAGAGCAGAACAAGAAAGTCACCGAGCAACTTCTTGATGGATCTCTCAGGATCTTGGATCTATGCAACATTTCCAGGGACGCTTTGTCGCAGATGAAAGAAGGTCTCATGGAGATCCAATCCATTCTAAGAAGAAAGCGTGGAGATCTATCAGGAGAGATTAAAAATTACTTAGCCTCAAGAAGATCTCTCAAGAAGTCATTCCAAAAGGTCGTCAAGAGTTTGAAGGTCAAACAAGACCTGAAGTGCAACGATGACTCTTTGGCTGTGTTTGAAGAAGCAGAAGCTATCAGCGTGAACATTTTTGATTCTCTCTTCTGCTTTATGTCTGGATCAAAGACTTGTAGCAAATGGTCACTGGTCTCAAAGTTGATTAACCAGAAAAAAGTTTCATATGAAGCTCAAGGAAATGAATTCACAAAGGTGGACTCCGAATTCCAGTCTGAGAAGACCTTGAAGATGGAGGACGGTCAGAACCtagagtcatgcattcaagatCTTGAAGATGGACTTGAATCTCTCTCTAAGTCTTTGATCAAATACAGAGTTTCAATTCTTAACATCTTAGGCCAATAA